AGTTGTATATTTCATAAATGCATCCAAATTACCTGAGGTATGTACATGCGGAGATGGTTAAGTAAGGATATGTATTTGGGACTTCGAACTAGCAATTTTGAGGCAAATATTCGAGGAGTTGTATCAGTGTGGTTGGCCCCTGAAACATGGTTGCCATGGTAGTAATTTCTGATTCCTTCCTGGTTCTCCACAGCTTCAAGCACTGGAACGTTTTCCCTCGTTAAGTAGTCAAAGTGGTGAGTACCCTTCACTTCAATAGTAGCCGGGTAGACTGGGTGCAAAGCAAACCAGGAGTGCATCCCTGCATAAGTTTTCTTGTCGGTGATGACATGGAAAACTATCTTTTCAGGATTGAGAGATGACTGCACAGCAGAGCTGACAACAACTGAAGCTGCCAAAATGTTATCAGTTGACAGAACGAAGTGTTGGTACGTGTTATCAGAGAGCAACGGAAGCAGCTCTGGAGGAGGAAGTTGGTTGCGAGCATGAACATTTGACGAGTATTCATCAGTTAAACGCAGAGATAAACAATGAATGCCTTTAGGAATGGAACTAGCTGCAAAATGTTTGTTCATTAGCTCTGAAAACTTAGACTCTCTGATTTCCTTCTCAAATTTATNaaaaaaaaaaaaaaaaaaaaaaaaaaaaaaaaaaaaaaaaacactgaTGAGAATATTAGACTGTTAATAAGTGACTTCTCTGACTAAAgtacaataaattttatgaaaagcCCAGATTTCAATTTGCTTTACAATTACAAAGTTCCAAATCCCATCATTTTCTTAACCAGTGACACTGAAGTTCCAAATCATATTAAAGGAAACagggagagagaagagatAAATCTAAAATGGTAAAACAGACATTTTCACATTATTATAGATTCAATCACGTGAatcgttcttctttctttttccttgagAGGGTCAGAGCTTGAATCCACAATGATCGAACGGGCCTTTAAAAGAGCGGTGGTAGATCCATTGATGTGaatcattttttctctcttatttctCTTGCCTTGAGAGAGTTGGAACAACATCTCCAATCATCGTAGTTAATCTCTTTGGAATtacttataaaattgaatattgaTCTTGCAAAAGGTTCTATCTTAGGAATAAATGtggattcaaataaattatcagCATCAGCTTCttaaagagagagagctaAATCTACACAGGTCAAAGGGGCCTTCAAAGCACCGTGGTAGATCCATTCAAGTGAATGAgttttctttccctcttccATTTATCTTCCATCTTCGGAGAGGAAGATGTCGGTAGGGTAATATGTATTGGCACTATACatccatttgtaacaattaatCTCTTAGGAAATATGGATGAATCGAAAATAATCTTGCAAAAGGCTCCATTTAAGGAATAATTTCCATACAGATGGATAACAAGATTAACAAAAACTCaataaaacccaaaattttgcAGTAAAGAATTTCATATCCTCCAGCTAAAAGatcatttaatgaataaacaaGCCATATCTTCATGCTCCTATAGACACTATGATCAATGAGGCAGGTTCAAGTTTCAAGAAGGGCATTTAGTTCTCAATTTTTCTGGACAGGTTCCTGTCCAAACAACTGAACTGAACAGAGACCTTTTTCCAACATACTTCCACCATAAAAAAGTTTGAGAACTAAAGATCTGATTGAAAAACTGTCTAGCTCTAGCAGCCAAAACCTTTCATCCATTTCTACCTTCAACCCTTGATTTTAGGCCATAATCAACTTTTATGAGATGAGATTATCGTTAACATAATCGTTACAATTTTCATCACGATGTTACGCAAggtataaaaatatagataGCCTTGGGTCCCAATGGGCATTTTCTCCTCACCAAGAagttatgaaattaataaacatcACAACATACCATGGCCCTTAGGATGAAAGCAAATGTTTTTGCGTCATAATGgttatctttcatttctgaAACTAACTGAGTAAATGAATCTGGTAGCTTCAGGCCATCTGGTATTTCCTCAGAGCTAACTTGGTTGAAGATCTTGTAAAGATCACTCACCAACCTCTTCTGCATACAATCAACAATtacaataacaaaaaatggaatttgaaacaaaccaaaaagaccatgaaaagaaaaacaaagaacaagaatcaGGTCATTACCTCTGAAGTGTCAACCCGACCAAGAAGGCGAGGTCCCCATGTCCTGCCCAAACAATCTAGCACAAAAAAGAAGGGATTTAGGGACACGAATTCGTATGAAACTTTGAAATCGGtgagatattttatatttgtccAAAACGGTCACATTTCGATTGCTCAAAATGTCATGTCCTGTTTTAGCTGAAAGCTTCATACGTTTATCTAATCAGTTAGGCTTCTTTTCTTGTATAAATACAGACCCTAAAAGATTaaccaaagaaaaagttatttaaatttattttgaagcaGCATATTTGATGTTCATCCGGATTATGCGACTACGCCATCCGCGTAGCTCCGAATACGCGCATTGGAGCTCTTCGCTCGATGTCCCAAGTCGCTTGTAAACTGTGATCAGAATAAGGTAAAGATTGAAGATAAATTTTGTACTCTATTAATTTCTCAGTTCCTCTAGTCGGGTGGCGCCGGCCGATCTTTCGACCAGATCGTTGTTCAAGTTCATTTCTTCACTTCGCTCTGAACTGTCTCCTCCTTGTCCATTGTGTTTGCACTTCACTGGCTCAAAAAAGCCAGacctaattttcttattttgataGCTAATCATCAGAGAACTTAAAGGTCATTTGCATCACCGAGAAACTTCATTGAAATTAGTAATGCAGAAGAGGATCACAAAGAGACTTTGCCTCAGCTATGGCATAGATATGAATTttacaagaaaaacaaaatacaaaacacaacatcaaattaaattagatttgACATCTACGGTCGTCTCAtgataaaataagaacaaaaaaaaatcaatcagaTTCTGCAATGCATTCTGAAATGACCAACATCATGACATGAAATCTTTCATAATTGCAAGCCCCAAAAGCAGATAAGATCCATCACAATCAGTCTAAAATGGCATCACTAACACAAACGTTAACCAGAAAGACAAACTTTGAAACTAAAAGAGTAATGAGTTCATTGACAGTACCCAGAGAGGAGCAGTTGTTGACACCTTCGAGCGTAACGACAGCAGTGAGAATGAAGACGAACGGCAAcaagaaagcaagaaagagAATAGTGTGGAAAAGGGTTCGATAAGAAATGTGACGAGCTCCAACCTTGACCTTCATAAAATCAATAAACCCATTACTGGTCGAGACCGTGATGCTTCTCATGCTAGGCGAAAACTGAAGCCGCATCGTCGTCTTCGCAGCCTCTTCTTCAGGTCGCCGCTGATACCTGAGATAGCCACTACCCAAACAGAGCCATCGAATCTCGTCCCTCGAGGAACCAGCTCCAGCAATCTTAAATTACTGCCCATCAATTTCCATCCCGAAAGAATCAACGATCGACCGACAACCAATTAACACCGAACCCCACATTCGGAGTCGAAATCGATTCTTCTGGGATTGCTCTAAAAATGAATCTGTACCTCGTGGGATCTTCTCAATTCCGCAATGAACAGGAACGAACAGATTCCAGTTGGGTTTAAGCCACAATTGGGGAATGATTCTAACCCAATGATCGGACAAAGCGAGTGCTGAACACCCTGGAAATTTTTTGAGGCTTTATTGGGGCTActactttttcaatttcatcaacGTCGATTCTCAGATGTCTCGAAGACCTTTTCTCGAGTTcgatctaaaattaattttcttggaAAATGAGAGTAAACAATTCTCGGTATccgtaattacaaaaaaataataataataaaaattaggtttCGTATACTGCAATTCAATTTCTGGTGAGCTGAGATTTTCATTTCtgtattatttgtaatattatatttgtgaTGGATTTATTTCTTCCCATTATTTTACTTGTAATATCGTTATTAGTTTTCTTTAGGTAATTTGAAgaacaatttttgtttaaataaataaataattacacattttaatagttttgcataaaagtatttaaaaaataataatactgCGATAGATCTTTCTACGTAATCATTAAGGTATCCGTAGATACCTATGTACACTAGTCAATCATgcattatatataaattgttcGTATTTTATCTTTCAATTGTATGATACACGAGCAAATGAGAGGTACATAAATTAATCAATACCACATTTGAATAGAGCGCGTATTCAGGATGTGGAGGTGAAGAAATGTGGTGAACGTTCTAGAACATTCTGCATTTGATAACCTCACAGAATTTTTATCAAGAAATATTTAGAGGAAGACAAAACGTGCGGTAGAAAATTGATCTGCTGTATTGTTCTCTTCTTGACGACCAAAACTTGATGCATTGTCCATTTGTACTCTTCGAGAGTACATATAAGAAACTATAATTTGATCATCAACTATCAAGAAGTTCTTTGTCCTACGTGTGGGTCGAGTCTGTTGTCGTTGACATCTACAATGAGTACGTCTCCTATCAATGCCAACAACAATTAGTTTCCTAATCTAATGAATGATGTCATTTGCAAATATAACACATTTCTCGATCCACATTTTCATTGGGACCATAAACTTGTGTCGCGAGTTTCAAATCCAACTCTTGTCCCAAGTTCACGAGTCATACATAGAACTTGCATACTATTCGTGGCACCAGTCGACATATCTTATTTCTACATGTTGTGTCATCTCGTGTAAGTCACACATAAGTTACCTTACATTGTAACTATTAGACATGATTCATGTAGTTACACGTATACTTAAGCACACGAGTTAGCTCAATCGATCCACATACACAATTCAAGTATCCTTTTCGTTCGAGCAAGGAATAAACTCCGAGTGGTTTCGAGTAGACTATTCAATATTCAAGACAAACGATCAGCCTAGTTTGAggttaaagaaatgaaatgaaactgAGGCTTTCATTACAGAAACACAGGCAAGGTAGTGGCAAAGGCCAAGGCCAAATTCAAGAAGCAGCAGTTTACAGTATCAGAGGTTGTTCAAAGAATGAAGCTTCCAAGAAATGAAACAGAGAATCAAAGGCAATCAGGATTTGAAACATTTGGTTAAAAGAATGAATGCATAATCATCCCAAGATTTTCAGAGACTTACTGTTCTTCATGATCAAATCAGCTTTGTTCTCCATCTTCATAGGCAATGGAGCAGAGAATGAAGAACCTCCATTGCCACTGCTCATCTTTCTTCCTGGGTTTCTTTCTCCATCACTCATCTCTGAAGATCCACCATCTCCATCAGCTTCGTTGAAAATATCCTCCACAACCTCATCACCTGAATCCCCCCTCCTTTCATCCCTTTCATCCCCTTCATCCAAAACACCAGAATCTTCAtctaaaaccctaaataaGCTTCCATTCTCAGCAAATCTAACACTTTTCTTCACTCTAGGTTGAATTTCATGGCCTTTTCCAAGATTTTGATCGCTGTTCTTGACATGGATTCTAGGGGATtcatcctcctccttctcatcatcatcatgaaCATGGTGAAACCTTTTAAGATCTAAATCTCTCCCATCATTCTCAAAAAATTTCGAACGCTCACAAATCTTTTCTATTCTGCTCTTTAATTTCTCGATAGTCTCTTTCTGATTCTCAGAGTTTTTAAGCTTAGGGTTAGAAACTCTAGATTTAGTAACACTTTGGTCTAACCTTGTATTTTTCATTGTCTTGAGTGGAAGCCCGCCGTTCCTCTTCACAGATAAGTTATCAATCCGATCCAAGAACTGAACCAAATCTCTGCTAAGGGATTTCTTGCTACCTTTGACCATTGGATCATTACCCtaagaagaagatcaaaggaaaaaacattgaaataaagtaaaaaaacgGAAGTGGCAGGGACCGAGCTTCAATTACCTGAATGGAATCGAGATGGAGAAGCAAATCCATTATTTCGAGAGAAATGGCGTTTCGATCGAAGTAGAATTCATTGCAGAGCGACGATTGAAGAGATTCAAATCTAGATTTGATGATGGCGAGATCTTTAAGCTCTCTTAGTGCTCTCGATCGGCGAACAAGGAACGCTCGAAAATAGGTTTGGATTGTACTGGCAGCAACTTGTCGGAGCGATTGGGGAGGAACATGAGAACCAGAAACTCGATGGAGAGAGGATTCGAGGGCTTCGATGCGAGAGACAAGAGAGGAGATAGTAGAGTGGTGGATGACTTGGGGGAGCTCTTGCCCACGAACGCGCTTCGGATTTTGGGAACTGAGGGGTTGAAATTGGTAGTGTGATTGAAATTTCTTGGCACGAAGCGTTGGGTACTGAGAAGAGTGCTGGAGTTGAGCCGATTGAAGGATTTGAGAAGCAAGAGCTTGGAGAAGGGGGTCGGAGGGAGACGGCGGAGGAGAAGAGGGGTGGTGGGTTTGGAAGCAGGGAGTGGTGAAATCGCCGCCGTCGCAGCCGCAGCAACAGGCGGAGGGAAGATGGGTTcggtggaggtggaggtggggTTGATGAGGATAGTGACGTGAAGCCATTAGAGGCTTCAAGATCGAAGCTTTCAAGGGTTTGGGCTTggagctgaagaagaagatgagagagCCACCACGACGGATGTGTAAGAAAGCTAAGGAAAGGGGCTTCGATTTTGAtaaaacttttgtttttaccTCTAATGAGGATTTGACCAAAATCTTATGaattgactttttattttatcctttAAACCACTAAAtgctaaatttaatatattttccaacaaaacaaaaataaaataaaataaaattctacaTTGTTTGCTAGGTGTCACAGTCTAACTATAAAGAGAGTAAATTGCGACCTTCATGTTGCTGTTGCGACAAAAGAAGCAACCACCTGCAAATGGCGCTCATTTGACCATTTGAAGGCCTAAACAAGTGCCATGATATAACCAATAAGGACGGTGCGACACACCATACAGAGTGACCATTGAAAAGAAGTCAAGACATAAACGAGATAAGATACCATacaggcggcgtgtgtggtcaaacaagCTTGAATTCTGTACAAACGATATTCGGTTGCTCGCTTAAGGTAGAACGAAGTCACAAACCCAGACAAAAAGTGAATAAGGTGTTTGAGTTCTACTTATTACCAAAcctataatatttataaattaataaaaatgcaattttgtaaatataggGGTAAAATCGTAATAACCTACATCTTTGGGCCTCGTTTTGTATGACAAGTAGCCCAGCCACAACGGTTGGTAGTAGTGTAAGTTAAAATCCATTCAGGCCAAGCTCCACTAGGGTTAATCCAACGGTTTTGAGAGCCGAACGCAATTTCAAAACTTGCGATCAGACGGCCCACAAATACTAGCCGTTACACAGAGCGTTTTGGGCTCAACGTTCcatttttcctcttcttcacgaatatatcctttCAATTCAATTCCCTTTCGGTTCGAAAGACGATCGAATCCATCTCAACTATCCGGCGGCGGCGAATTGTGTTaccaatttttctttatctgtATTTTAGTTTCAGGCAAATGGGTCCGATCGGCAAGAACGGTGGAACAGTGACGCCTGTGAAAGATTCATGTGGCTCTAGATCGAAGATGATTCAAGAAGTTCCGAGGCATTCTGAGAATACGAATCCGAATTTCAACGATTCGATTAGCCCAGTTCCGAAGCTCGCGAAATCCTCTCCTTCCGTCAAATCTGCAAAGGCGGCTCAGAAATCGGCCGCGAAAAACCCTAAGGCGGTTATGAACTCTCCGAAATACAAGATCAGGGAGAGGAAGTTCGTGGTGGCcaagaagaatttgaagaaggagaaatcgGGGAAATCTAAGACTGATTGTAAGTGTGAAGTTCAAATTGGGAGTGGTGCGAAGAAATGTCTGTGTATGGCGTACGATACTCTGAGGGCTTCTCAGGAGGAATTTTTCAAGAATCAGAGCGGTGGAATTGGGGAAATCCATGAATCAGAGCAGATTAATGAGACAACTAGGGCTgagattgaaattgaagaagaactGGAGAGGAAATTGATGATTCAAGACCTTCAAATCGAAGACAGGGCTGAATCAGAGAATCGTGATGTTAATGGTGAGAGCGAATCGCCTGAACAAATGAGTAGTTCAATGATGAAGAGGCGAAGGAATAGTATTATAGAAACAGGATCTgggaaagtaaaaaatttggttATGGCGTTTGAGAACCTCAGAACTACAAAGGTTTCAAAAGAGAACGATGAGAATGAGGAGAAACAATTAGAAAACCAAGAGAAGCCAATGGAAGAGAAGAGCAAGGTGATGAAATGGGCATTGCCAGGATTGGCTCCTCCGAAGGCTTCATCTTCTTTGCTTTGCCCATCGGAGCTGCTTTTGACATTGGAAAATCTTGGTTTGGATCCTCAAGCTTCGGTTTCGTCTTCTTGGGACGGGCCTCATGGAAGGTTGGTAGCTTAGTAAACTTTACCACATTGTGATGGAGAATGAATCCATTGTGTTCTTATGGACTAACTCTTGGTGTCTTCTTTCCAATTGCAGCATTTCAAGTAGGACTTCCAATGGTGgtagaagaagcagaagaagtGTAAGTGAAGATGTCTTTGAGAAGATGATTGTCAATGAACTGTTGAGTTATCTGATTGGTAATTTTAATGATTGTTTTGATTTACAGAGCACTGAATCGGCTGGCACCATTGGTGGAAGTAGATGGAAGAAAAAGCAGCTGAAAATCACTAGGCAAAAGCCATTTAAGCTCAGAACAGAGGTaaggaaaatggaaatggagacCATAAAAATTCCAGCTTAACCTTACAATATTCATAAGGTTtacttctttgtttcttttgaatttgtaggaaagaggaaaggagaaggaagaagagttTCTGAAGAGGGTACAAGAAAGCATGATAGAGGAAGAGAGACAGAGAATACCAATTGCTCAAGGTCTTCCATGGACAACTGATGAACCAGAGGTAAACAGCTTCAATTTCCTTTGCTCCATACAAGTCTTTTTATCTGttgaaattgtgagatcccaagttggttgaagagggaaacgaagcattccttacaagggtgtggaaacctctccctagcatatgcgtgttgaaactgtgaggctgatggcgatatctgttagtagtgggcttgagttgttacaaattgtatcagagccagacaacgagtggtgtgccaacgagggaaacaaaagcattccttacaagggtgttgaaacctctccctagcagacacattttaaaatcgtgataAGTAACGAActaaagt
This genomic window from Cucurbita pepo subsp. pepo cultivar mu-cu-16 chromosome LG01, ASM280686v2, whole genome shotgun sequence contains:
- the LOC111777708 gene encoding uncharacterized protein LOC111777708, with translation MGPIGKNGGTVTPVKDSCGSRSKMIQEVPRHSENTNPNFNDSISPVPKLAKSSPSVKSAKAAQKSAAKNPKAVMNSPKYKIRERKFVVAKKNLKKEKSGKSKTDCKCEVQIGSGAKKCLCMAYDTLRASQEEFFKNQSGGIGEIHESEQINETTRAEIEIEEELERKLMIQDLQIEDRAESENRDVNGESESPEQMSSSMMKRRRNSIIETGSGKVKNLVMAFENLRTTKVSKENDENEEKQLENQEKPMEEKSKVMKWALPGLAPPKASSSLLCPSELLLTLENLGLDPQASVSSSWDGPHGSISSRTSNGGRRSRRSSTESAGTIGGSRWKKKQLKITRQKPFKLRTEERGKEKEEEFLKRVQESMIEEERQRIPIAQGLPWTTDEPECLVKPPVKENTRPVDLVLHSDVRAVERADFDHQVAKKLTLLEQYKMERERQQKMAEEEEVRRLRKELVPKAQPMPYFDRPFIPKRSAKLPTLPREPKFHIPEQKKIKSCLSWTDDMMSHYSFQQQ
- the LOC111778457 gene encoding BAG family molecular chaperone regulator 8, chloroplastic isoform X2, with the translated sequence MASRHYPHQPHLHLHRTHLPSACCCGCDGGDFTTPCFQTHHPSSPPPSPSDPLLQALASQILQSAQLQHSSQYPTLRAKKFQSHYQFQPLSSQNPKRVRGQELPQVIHHSTISSLVSRIEALESSLHRVSGSHVPPQSLRQVAASTIQTYFRAFLVRRSRALRELKDLAIIKSRFESLQSSLCNEFYFDRNAISLEIMDLLLHLDSIQGNDPMVKGSKKSLSRDLVQFLDRIDNLSVKRNGGLPLKTMKNTRLDQSVTKSRVSNPKLKNSENQKETIEKLKSRIEKICERSKFFENDGRDLDLKRFHHVHDDDEKEEDESPRIHVKNSDQNLGKGHEIQPRVKKSVRFAENGSLFRVLDEDSGVLDEGDERDERRGDSGDEVVEDIFNEADGDGGSSEMSDGERNPGRKMSSGNGGSSFSAPLPMKMENKADLIMKNSKSLKILG
- the LOC111778457 gene encoding BAG family molecular chaperone regulator 8, chloroplastic isoform X1, giving the protein MASRHYPHQPHLHLHRTHLPSACCCGCDGGDFTTPCFQTHHPSSPPPSPSDPLLQALASQILQSAQLQHSSQYPTLRAKKFQSHYQFQPLSSQNPKRVRGQELPQVIHHSTISSLVSRIEALESSLHRVSGSHVPPQSLRQVAASTIQTYFRAFLVRRSRALRELKDLAIIKSRFESLQSSLCNEFYFDRNAISLEIMDLLLHLDSIQGNDPMVKGSKKSLSRDLVQFLDRIDNLSVKRNGGLPLKTMKNTRLDQSVTKSRVSNPKLKNSENQKETIEKLKSRIEKICERSKFFENDGRDLDLKRFHHVHDDDEKEEDESPRIHVKNSDQNLGKGHEIQPRVKKSVRFAENGSLFRVLDEDSGVLDEGDERDERRGDSGDEVVEDIFNEADGDGGSSEMSDGERNPGRKMSSGNGGSSFSAPLPMKMENKADLIMKNRDVLIVDVNDNRLDPHVGQRTS
- the LOC111801524 gene encoding probable galacturonosyltransferase 14 encodes the protein MRLQFSPSMRSITVSTSNGFIDFMKVKVGARHISYRTLFHTILFLAFLLPFVFILTAVVTLEGVNNCSSLDCLGRTWGPRLLGRVDTSEKRLVSDLYKIFNQVSSEEIPDGLKLPDSFTQLVSEMKDNHYDAKTFAFILRAMMDKFEKEIRESKFSELMNKHFAASSIPKGIHCLSLRLTDEYSSNVHARNQLPPPELLPLLSDNTYQHFVLSTDNILAASVVVSSAVQSSLNPEKIVFHVITDKKTYAGMHSWFALHPVYPATIEVKGTHHFDYLTRENVPVLEAVENQEGIRNYYHGNHVSGANHTDTTPRIFASKLLVRSPKYISLLNHLRMYIPQLFPKLDKVVFLDDDVVIQRDLSRLWDVDLEGKVNGAVETCKGDDEWVMSKRFKIYFNFSHPLVATHLDPNECPWAYGMNIFDLRAWRKSNITETYHWWLRENLKSNLTLWRLGTLPPALIAFRGHIHPIEPSWHMLGLGYQNKTNIENVKKAAVIHYNGQSKPWLQIGFEHLRPFWTKYVNYSNDFIRNCHILES